From a single Papaver somniferum cultivar HN1 unplaced genomic scaffold, ASM357369v1 unplaced-scaffold_133, whole genome shotgun sequence genomic region:
- the LOC113333749 gene encoding putative pentatricopeptide repeat-containing protein At5g52630: MRDRESRRGDPRCIHAQAIKSKIASEHRFLFHELITHYSKSNKLSYAQRVFNQIPEPNVVSWTALISSYINTSNAFHHFISMLRHPTLPNQRTLAPLFKTCASLSTLQIGIQLHSVSLKLSLCNLCYTGSSLISFYTKCSLPNEALKVFDKILERDEVCYSSMIVGLAQNSQPSKALKLFSEMNNSSTVSSNMYGISGALRATAELAALEQCKIIHAHTILTGFQTYLVVGNALVDAYGKCGLIADSRNIFNQSLPNANIFLWNSMMGAYAQQGDKKSVIKLFYDMKLRGFSPDEYSFLALLTACSNSGSVHEAEKWLSCMKDDYGVEPQLQHYTCFINAMARDGRIAEAKALAMKMPFEADAAVWRSLLTACAVHGASEVAQEVTQRLLQHNPRDDSAFVLLANVNATAGKWAEVAEVRKLMRRRGVRKEGGMSWIEFQGEVHVFLAGDRNHERMNEIYAKLAELREEIKKLGYKEAVDEKLHEMEAADKRELLWSHSEKLALAFGVVSGAAPPGKALRILKNLRICKDCHEAFKCMSIVIKREIVVRDVNRYHRFVHGNCNCGDYW; the protein is encoded by the coding sequence ATGAGAGACAGGGAATCAAGACGAGGAGATCCCCGGTGTATCCATGCCCAGgctattaaatctaaaattgcaTCAGAACATCGTTTCTTATTCCATGAATTAATCACACATTATTCCAAATCGAACAAATTATCTTATGCTCAACGTGTGTTTAATCAAATCCCTGAACCTAACGTTGTATCATGGACAGCTCTGATTTCATCATATATAAACACTAGCAACGCCTTTCATCACTTCATTTCCATGCTTCGCCATCCTACATTACCAAACCAAAGAACTTTAGCTCCTCTATTCAAAACCTGTGCTTCACTCTCGACACTACAGATTGGCATTCAACTTCATTCTGTCTCTCTAAAACTCTCCCTCTGTAACTTGTGTTATACTGGTTCATCACTCATCAGTTTCTATACAAAATGCTCGTTGCCAAACGAAGCGTTGAAAGTGTTTGATAAAATTCTTGAAAGAGATGAAGTTTGTTATTCTTCAATGATTGTGGGTCTTGCTCAAAACTCTCAACCTTCAAAAGCTCTTAAGTTATTTTCTGAAATGAATAATTCTTCTACTGTTAGTTCAAATATGTATGGTATTTCTGGTGCGCTTCGAGCAACGGCAGAATTAGCAGCACTTGAACAGTGTAAAATTATTCATGCACATACAATACTTACTGGGTTTCAAACGTATCTTGTTGTGGGTAATGCTTTGGTTGATGCTTATGGAAAATGTGGTCTCATTGCTGATTCTCGTAATATCTTTAATCAGTCATTACCGAATGCGAATATTTTTCTGTGGAATTCGATGATGGGAGCTTATGCTCAACAAGGAGATAAAAAATCTGTGATTAAGCTGTTTTATGACATGAAACTCAGAGGTTTTTCTCCTGATGAGTACAGTTTTCTTGCGTTACTTACTGCTTGTAGTAATTCTGGTTCAGTTCATGAAGCTGAAAAATGGTTGAGTTGTATGAAAGATGATTATGGGGTTGAACCACAGCTTCAACATTATACATGTTTTATAAATGCAATGGCAAGAGATGGACGGATTGCGGAAGCTAAGGCACTGGCTATGAAAATGCCATTTGAAGCCGATGCTGCTGTGTGGAGATCATTATTGACTGCTTGTGCTGTTCATGGTGCATCAGAGGTAGCTCAAGAAGTAACTCAAAGACTACTACAACATAACCCACGTGATGATTCAGCATTTGTGTTACTTGCTAATGTAAATGCAACTGCAGGAAAATGGGCTGAAGTGGCAGAAGTGAGGAAGCTAATGAGACGGCGAGGAGTGAGAAAGGAAGGTGGGATGAGTTGGATCGAATTTCAAGGCGAAGTTCATGTGTTTTTAGCTGGGGATAGAAACCATGAAAGGATGAATGAGATATACGCCAAGTTAGCAGAGTTGAGGGAAGAGATAAAAAAATTGGGATACAAAGAGGCAGTTGACGAAAAGTTGCATGAAATGGAAGCAGCGGATAAGAGAGAGTTGCTTTGGTCTCATAGTGAAAAGTTGGCGCTGGCGTTTGGGGTAGTGAGTGGAGCAGCACCACCGGGTAAGGCTCTTAGGATTCTGAAGAATTTGAGGATTTGTAAGGACTGCCATGAGGCTTTCAAGTGTATGAGTATAGTGATAAAGAGAGAAATTGTTGTTCGTGATGTTAACAGATACCACAGATTTGTTCATGGAAACTGCAATTGTGGAGATTATTGGTGA